One Hordeum vulgare subsp. vulgare chromosome 4H, MorexV3_pseudomolecules_assembly, whole genome shotgun sequence DNA window includes the following coding sequences:
- the LOC123447529 gene encoding UV-B-induced protein At3g17800, chloroplastic-like yields the protein MEAAAAAAAALRSPAAAPSRRVAAAAASSLPFERRRSFALASVKGLGRQQLTSRRLRGVVRASSSSPSESLPSSSPIAPLQMESPIGQFLSQILVTHPHLLPAAAEQQLEQLQTVQDSAEKKDAQAPPAAGDIVLYRRIAEVKEKERKRTMEEILYALVVQKFVEAGVSLVPALSHSIDTSSGRVDQWAEHVEGKLERLHSHEAYEMIENHLNLILGQRQADGTVAAISKLRVGQVYAASVMYGYFLKRVDKRFQLEKSMKSLPWGSEDDTLNQVMTTDSRPSDQTYSSHPEVESWTSPDLSAGGLGQSVKPSRLRSYVMSFDSDTLQTYATIRSKVAFGIIEKHTEALFGKPEIVITPEGTVDSSKDEYVRISFSGLRRLILEAVTFGSFLWDVESYVDSRYHFVTN from the exons AtggaggcagcagcagcagccgccgcGGCGCTCAGGtcgcccgccgccgcgccctcgcgccgggtcgccgccgccgccgccagttcgCTCCCCTTCGAGCGGAGGCGCAGCTTCGCCCTCGCCTCCGTCAAG GGCCTCGGCCGGCAGCAGCTCACTTCCAGAAGGCTACGCGGCGTGGTCAGGGCGTCCTCCTCGTCCCCGTCGGAGTCTCTGCCATCTTCTTCGCCGATCGCGCCGCTGCAAATGGAGTCGCCGATAGGGCAGTTTCTCTCCCAGATTCTGGTCACGCACCCGCACctgctccccgccgccgccgagcaGCAGCTCGAGCAGCTCCAGACCGTCCAAGATTCCGCAGAAAAGAAGGACGCGCAGGCACCGCCGGCTGCCGGCGACATCGTGCTGTACAG GCGAATTGCCGAGGTTAAGGAGAAGGAGCGGAAAAGGACCATGGAGGAGATACTGTACGCGCTGGTTGTTCAGAAGTTTGTTGAAGCTGGCGTCTCCTTGGTTCCAGCTCTGTCTCACTCCATTGATACTTCTTCTGGTAGAGTTGATCAGTGGGCAGAGCATGTGGAAGGGAAGCTTGAGCGTTTGCACTCACATGAGGCCTATGAAATGATCGAGAACCACTTGAATCTCATATTGGGGCAGCGGCAAGCTGATGGTACTGTCGCGGCCATAAGTAAGCTCCGAGTTGGCCAAGTCTACGCCGCATCAGTGATGTATGGCTACTTCCTCAAGAGAGTTGATAAGAGGTTCCAGCTCGAGAAGTCGATGAAGAGCCTCCCTTGGGGATCAGAAGATGACACGCTCAATCAAGTTATGACGACCGACTCACGGCCCTCAGACCAGACCTACAGTTCCCATCCAGAGGTGGAGTCATGGACTTCCCCCGACCTCAGTGCAGGAGGTCTCGGCCAGTCTGTCAAGCCTTCCCGTCTTAGATCGTATGTCATGTCATTCGATTCAGACACGTTACAAACTTACGCGACAATTCGGTCGAAGGTGGCGTTTGGCATCATCGAGAAGCACACAGAGGCGCTATTCGGGAAACCAGAGATTGTGATCACCCCGGAAGGAACAGTGGATTCTTCCAAGGATGAGTATGTCAGGATAAGCTTCTCCGGGTTGAGAAGGCTGATCTTAGAGGCTGTCACATTCGGATCCTTCCTCTGGGATGTCGAGAGCTATGTGGACTCCAGGTACCATTTTGTCACCAACTAA